A genomic segment from Neobacillus sp. YX16 encodes:
- a CDS encoding shikimate kinase, whose translation MGAGKTTIGKLVAKKLYRDFIDIDEEIEKEYNMPIPRIFAEIGEKAFREKEKELIQNLCHYKLKIISVGGGAFLQEEIRRVCLNSSIVFYLDITWDAWKDRLNSIIDSRPVLQGKSMDEIEELFYKRKEIYKNNYHSTIEISNQNMDELADSIVKTLKLSWELHETK comes from the coding sequence ATGGGTGCTGGAAAAACGACGATTGGGAAACTGGTTGCTAAAAAACTTTATCGAGATTTTATTGATATTGATGAAGAAATTGAAAAAGAGTATAACATGCCAATTCCAAGAATATTTGCTGAAATTGGTGAGAAAGCCTTTAGAGAAAAGGAAAAAGAATTAATCCAGAATCTATGTCACTATAAACTGAAAATTATCTCAGTGGGGGGCGGAGCATTCCTTCAGGAAGAAATCCGAAGGGTATGCCTCAATTCTAGTATCGTATTTTATTTAGATATTACCTGGGATGCTTGGAAGGATCGATTAAATTCGATTATTGACAGCCGTCCGGTTCTGCAAGGTAAGTCAATGGATGAAATAGAAGAGTTATTTTATAAAAGAAAAGAAATTTATAAAAATAACTATCACTCAACAATTGAAATAAGCAATCAAAATATGGATGAATTAGCTGATAGCATTGTAAAAACCCTGAAATTATCTTGGGAATTGCATGAGACCAAGTAA
- the aroD gene encoding type I 3-dehydroquinate dehydratase: protein MKRSVAVKGITIGEGAPKICVPMVGKTIPELIEEAEFLKTTDLDVVEWRVDFFDDVEDLEKVKVALNEIRSILYDIPLVFTFRSAKEGGEKEVSTEYYFDLNKAMAASGQIDIVDIELFNDGEEIKSVISAAHDNKVYVIISNHDFDKTPDKEEIISRLRKAQNLGGDLPKIAVMPKSAADVLTLLDATNTMNEQYADRPIITMSMAGKGVISRLAGEIFGSALTFGAAEKASAPGQVPVTELRNILSLINRSL from the coding sequence ATGAAAAGAAGTGTTGCCGTTAAGGGGATAACGATTGGAGAAGGAGCTCCGAAAATATGCGTTCCTATGGTAGGTAAAACGATACCAGAATTAATAGAGGAAGCAGAGTTCCTAAAAACAACAGATCTAGATGTAGTAGAATGGCGTGTTGACTTTTTTGATGATGTGGAGGATTTGGAGAAGGTTAAAGTGGCATTGAATGAAATTCGTTCTATCCTGTATGATATACCGCTTGTTTTCACTTTCCGCAGTGCAAAAGAAGGCGGAGAAAAGGAAGTTAGCACGGAATACTACTTTGACTTAAATAAGGCGATGGCGGCCAGCGGCCAAATTGACATCGTTGATATTGAACTATTCAATGATGGTGAAGAGATAAAGTCGGTTATATCCGCAGCACATGACAACAAGGTGTATGTCATTATTTCAAATCATGATTTTGATAAAACACCGGATAAGGAAGAAATCATTAGTCGGTTACGCAAAGCACAAAACTTAGGCGGCGACCTTCCGAAAATTGCCGTCATGCCAAAAAGCGCAGCAGATGTTTTGACCCTTTTAGATGCCACCAATACCATGAATGAGCAATACGCGGACAGACCGATTATTACGATGTCGATGGCAGGAAAAGGAGTTATCAGCCGCTTGGCAGGTGAGATATTTGGATCCGCCTTGACATTTGGTGCGGCTGAAAAAGCGTCTGCCCCTGGGCAGGTGCCTGTCACCGAATTACGGAACATTTTATCACTCATTAATAGAAGTTTATAA
- a CDS encoding arsenic transporter, protein MIQPMVWITILAFVATLIFILWRPRGINEAIPATIGAIFVLISGSVSLTDLGVITETISGAAITIMATIVMAIVLESFGFFNWVAEKLAAKAKGSGIRLFWYVNLLCFLMTLFFNNDGSILITTPILVMLLNNMGLKNHQKIPYLLSGGLIATASSAPIGVSNIVNLIALKIVEMDLWLHTAMMFVPATLGLLLLVGLLFLRFKKVIPKTVPVKVTGLTKATYHPLKPGPTYSSEKERTRFMRNVLLFVFAVRLSLFAASYFAIPVSVMAVIGSLVLLGWRWAYLKISPVDMLKKTPWYILVFAFSMYVIIYGLHNIGLTDLLIDYMRPMVSGSLLHASVMMGALLTVLSNIFNNHPALMVGTLTLMNMDLSPLALKVSYLANVIGSDMGSLLLPMGTLATLMWMHIVRKGKVMITWWEYVKITFVVIPPATLFTLVVLYYWVSWLFGGALQ, encoded by the coding sequence ATGATTCAACCTATGGTTTGGATAACCATTTTAGCTTTTGTGGCTACACTCATCTTTATTCTGTGGAGACCTAGAGGAATTAACGAAGCCATTCCTGCCACAATAGGTGCGATTTTTGTATTAATCAGTGGAAGTGTTTCGCTTACAGACCTTGGAGTTATTACCGAAACCATCTCGGGTGCAGCCATTACCATAATGGCAACCATCGTTATGGCTATTGTTTTAGAAAGTTTTGGATTTTTCAATTGGGTGGCAGAGAAGCTCGCTGCAAAAGCGAAGGGGTCTGGTATCCGCTTATTCTGGTATGTTAACCTTTTATGCTTTCTCATGACACTTTTCTTCAATAATGATGGAAGTATTTTAATCACGACTCCGATACTTGTCATGTTATTGAACAATATGGGGTTGAAAAATCATCAGAAGATACCTTATTTATTATCAGGTGGTTTAATTGCAACTGCCTCAAGTGCTCCCATTGGTGTCAGCAATATCGTCAACCTCATAGCTTTGAAAATAGTAGAAATGGACTTGTGGCTGCATACCGCGATGATGTTTGTACCAGCAACGCTCGGTCTTTTGTTACTTGTAGGACTTCTGTTTCTTCGCTTTAAAAAAGTGATACCAAAAACGGTTCCTGTTAAAGTAACCGGCTTGACTAAAGCAACCTATCATCCACTGAAACCTGGACCAACTTATTCCTCTGAAAAGGAAAGAACTCGGTTTATGCGAAATGTTCTGCTCTTCGTATTTGCCGTACGTCTCAGTCTTTTTGCCGCATCATACTTTGCCATTCCTGTTTCGGTAATGGCAGTCATTGGGTCCCTTGTCCTTTTAGGCTGGAGATGGGCATATTTAAAAATATCACCGGTCGATATGCTGAAAAAAACCCCATGGTATATTCTCGTATTCGCCTTTAGCATGTATGTCATTATTTACGGTCTGCATAATATCGGTTTGACAGATTTGCTTATTGATTATATGCGTCCAATGGTATCAGGAAGTCTGCTCCATGCGAGTGTCATGATGGGAGCACTATTAACGGTTCTGTCTAACATCTTTAATAATCACCCGGCTCTCATGGTCGGAACGCTTACGTTAATGAACATGGACCTTAGCCCGCTGGCCTTAAAAGTCTCCTATTTAGCAAATGTGATTGGAAGTGATATGGGGTCATTATTACTGCCAATGGGAACGCTCGCAACGCTAATGTGGATGCACATTGTTAGAAAAGGAAAAGTCATGATTACATGGTGGGAATACGTAAAAATCACCTTTGTTGTCATTCCACCAGCGACGTTGTTTACTTTAGTTGTTTTATATTATTGGGTTTCATGGTTATTTGGCGGAGCCCTTCAGTAA
- a CDS encoding DUF2642 domain-containing protein produces the protein MNAYNELMGKNIEIEISGGNFHTGTLVDSGLDILVLYVGRSQRFLYIPVVHIQRVKEAEQDQNSIVYEPPSEKPIEPDSLSISFRGILTNARGRFVEVYVTGNKSIHGYLTSIMNNHFVFYSPVFKTVFISMDHVKWLIPYPDHSSPYSINNQTLPAAPASIPLARSFEDQCKKLENQLVVIDGGDSSEKIGLLQKVSNNQLTLITAERDIVYRNLEHVKTIHFA, from the coding sequence ATGAATGCGTATAACGAATTAATGGGAAAAAATATTGAAATAGAGATTTCCGGGGGGAATTTTCATACGGGGACTTTGGTTGATTCTGGATTGGATATTCTTGTTTTATATGTGGGTAGAAGTCAAAGGTTTCTTTACATTCCAGTGGTTCATATTCAACGGGTGAAAGAAGCAGAGCAAGACCAAAATTCTATTGTGTATGAACCGCCTTCAGAAAAACCGATTGAACCTGATTCCCTTTCTATTTCATTTCGTGGAATATTGACGAATGCCAGGGGAAGGTTTGTAGAGGTATATGTAACAGGTAATAAATCCATTCACGGCTATTTGACGAGTATCATGAACAATCACTTTGTCTTTTACTCACCTGTATTCAAAACCGTGTTTATTTCGATGGATCATGTTAAATGGCTCATTCCCTATCCAGATCATAGTTCACCCTATTCCATCAACAATCAGACCCTTCCAGCAGCTCCTGCCTCCATTCCATTAGCGAGAAGTTTCGAAGATCAGTGCAAAAAATTAGAAAATCAGCTTGTTGTTATTGATGGTGGTGACAGCAGTGAAAAAATAGGTTTACTTCAAAAGGTCTCGAATAACCAATTAACACTCATTACTGCAGAAAGGGATATCGTTTATCGGAACTTAGAGCATGTCAAAACGATACATTTCGCATGA
- a CDS encoding aldo/keto reductase, which translates to MIQRKFGKTNVTVPVIGQGTWTYGENKSLALEEVKALRFGIENGLTLIDTAEEYAKGGAEQIVAEAIKDCRGDIFLTTKVSAKNCSYKGVIEALERSLERLKTTYIDLYLQHWPSKDHQVEETMRAMTHLVEKGLIKYIGVSNFTPELMDEAQGVLGEHILACNQVGYHLNDRRVENDVIPYCQERGITVMAYSPFGYAPQFFGGVGFPEPGTKELQVLDEIGGRYGATPYQVALNWILRYEDVTTIPKAKDIEHIKSNLKSLELTLSEEDLKLIDSYFPKTNEGMSFVSY; encoded by the coding sequence ATGATACAAAGAAAATTTGGAAAGACAAATGTAACTGTGCCGGTAATTGGACAGGGAACTTGGACGTATGGGGAAAATAAAAGTCTAGCATTAGAAGAGGTCAAAGCACTAAGATTTGGGATAGAAAATGGGCTGACGTTAATAGATACAGCGGAGGAATATGCCAAAGGAGGTGCAGAACAAATAGTGGCAGAAGCGATTAAGGATTGCCGAGGGGATATCTTTTTAACAACAAAGGTCTCAGCGAAAAATTGTTCTTATAAAGGAGTTATTGAAGCTCTAGAGAGAAGTTTGGAGAGATTAAAGACCACCTACATAGATCTCTATTTGCAACATTGGCCCAGTAAGGACCATCAGGTAGAAGAAACCATGAGAGCTATGACGCATTTAGTGGAAAAAGGGTTAATAAAATATATAGGAGTAAGCAATTTTACCCCTGAATTGATGGATGAAGCTCAGGGAGTTTTAGGTGAACATATTCTTGCATGTAATCAAGTGGGCTACCATTTGAATGACCGACGGGTAGAAAACGATGTGATTCCTTACTGCCAAGAACGGGGCATAACTGTTATGGCATATTCTCCATTTGGCTATGCTCCACAATTTTTTGGCGGAGTCGGATTCCCAGAACCAGGTACGAAGGAACTTCAGGTGTTGGATGAGATTGGTGGAAGATATGGAGCAACGCCTTACCAAGTGGCATTGAACTGGATACTTAGGTATGAGGACGTCACTACGATTCCGAAAGCAAAGGACATTGAGCATATTAAAAGTAATTTAAAATCGTTAGAGCTGACCTTATCGGAAGAAGACCTAAAGCTCATTGATTCTTACTTCCCAAAAACAAATGAAGGTATGAGTTTCGTATCATATTAG
- a CDS encoding DUF418 domain-containing protein, giving the protein MKPTEGNKRIDILDYLRGFALLGIILVNILPLLAVRMPEPGSADAIYQRFLFLFVEGRFYTLFSFLFGVGFYLLISRANSKGKNGYVLFLRRIAALFILGWFHVKFHPGEALTVYAVTGLLLLPFYKVKKEINLGIALIILIALSFMAFKLFMVVPLMLLGITAGQYRLFEDLAEKLKKVSIFTALLLIVSIAGLIYQYQHVPAYPFGFYSGVDEATYQFLSIGIMIGPLVSALYVGVLILLLQLPFVQKLLSPLKSYGRMALTNYIFQTVFIYLAGFLFNLFESLAYLQSLILCLTIYVIQLIFSVIWLRYFQYGPLEWIWRIVTYLEVPSMRRRVKEGPAS; this is encoded by the coding sequence ATGAAGCCGACAGAGGGTAATAAACGAATAGATATACTCGATTATTTACGGGGCTTTGCATTACTAGGTATCATTCTTGTGAATATCCTGCCGCTCTTGGCAGTTAGAATGCCTGAACCGGGATCAGCGGATGCAATTTATCAACGATTTCTCTTTTTATTTGTTGAGGGCAGATTTTATACACTTTTCTCGTTTTTGTTCGGTGTTGGCTTTTATCTACTTATTTCAAGAGCGAACTCGAAGGGGAAAAATGGCTATGTTTTGTTTTTAAGAAGAATCGCAGCTCTATTTATCTTAGGCTGGTTCCATGTAAAATTTCACCCTGGAGAAGCGTTAACGGTTTATGCGGTTACTGGGCTCCTTTTACTGCCATTTTATAAAGTGAAAAAAGAAATTAACCTTGGTATTGCTCTAATAATCCTGATTGCCTTGAGTTTCATGGCATTTAAACTATTTATGGTGGTACCGTTAATGCTTCTGGGGATTACTGCAGGTCAATATCGACTATTTGAAGATTTGGCAGAAAAGTTAAAAAAGGTGTCAATCTTTACAGCTCTTTTGCTAATCGTAAGTATTGCGGGGCTTATTTACCAATATCAACATGTTCCGGCTTATCCATTTGGTTTTTATTCAGGAGTGGATGAAGCAACTTACCAATTTTTAAGTATAGGAATCATGATTGGACCACTTGTCTCAGCTTTATATGTTGGGGTCCTGATTTTGCTGTTGCAATTACCGTTTGTTCAAAAGCTGTTATCCCCTTTGAAAAGCTATGGGCGGATGGCGTTGACAAATTATATATTTCAAACTGTCTTTATCTACTTAGCTGGTTTTCTATTCAACTTGTTTGAGTCATTAGCCTATCTCCAATCTCTGATTCTTTGTCTAACGATTTATGTTATCCAGCTTATCTTTAGTGTCATCTGGCTTCGATATTTCCAATATGGTCCTTTGGAATGGATTTGGCGTATCGTCACTTACTTAGAGGTTCCATCAATGAGAAGACGAGTAAAAGAGGGACCTGCATCCTAG
- a CDS encoding LTA synthase family protein gives MNKISVSDLLHPIVLLLVVLFIKIYAFQAVVFENTSFFHVILVEFPMWALALSALMIFFKKRTWLAIWLYNLFLSVLFIVVVYYTRYFSTVPSYYDVKQIYQSNSVGGTVALLGSPYDFLFFLDVVLVLPLIWYFKKNAASFVSAKRFAIGFGCIGLIMTIIAFRYPLIDVSYFAKKHGYIQSQFVQAYENSLGTAFASQEHLSEKELEKLKGNTFVPSDKHDTFGLAKNRHVFIIQVESLQEFTINQRINGQEITPNLNALIKESAYFDNVYQQIGAGNTSDAEWLMHTSLYPEGMDPTVNTLEGTEIPSLAWTLKKNGYGAATYHADDITYWNRDKLYPALGFDYIYTSSEIPDEKEIGFGPADEVLFSFVGEQLPKQLKSHDKMYSNIITLTSHTPFEMPEEYEFLDLPENYKDTYVGNYFQSVRYTDEQIGLFINQLKKLDIYDESVILIYGDHSGLHGAPVTDNDKVLLREVLGHEYNMQDRFVVPVLFTVPGLFKGETYSHLGGQIDLMPTLLNLLGIEHDSQMIGHNLFHYKKNLLGMRYYLPGGSFISDKTFYTAPSAKLPASIYDRKTMKKTKNTNRLQERMDNTLSIMQYSDYIRKEQTDE, from the coding sequence ATGAATAAGATTTCAGTTTCCGATTTACTTCATCCAATTGTATTACTATTGGTTGTTTTGTTTATAAAAATTTATGCATTTCAGGCTGTAGTTTTTGAAAACACATCATTTTTTCATGTCATCCTTGTTGAGTTTCCGATGTGGGCTCTTGCTTTATCAGCCCTTATGATCTTTTTTAAAAAACGGACCTGGTTAGCTATTTGGCTTTATAACCTATTCTTATCGGTTCTGTTTATCGTCGTCGTTTATTATACTCGCTATTTCTCAACCGTTCCATCCTATTACGACGTCAAACAAATCTATCAATCAAACTCCGTTGGCGGAACCGTTGCCCTCCTCGGAAGTCCATATGACTTTTTATTTTTCTTAGATGTTGTCTTGGTCCTTCCACTTATTTGGTACTTCAAGAAAAACGCAGCATCCTTTGTTTCGGCAAAAAGATTTGCCATTGGCTTTGGCTGTATTGGACTCATTATGACGATTATCGCTTTTCGCTATCCATTGATTGATGTTTCTTATTTTGCAAAAAAGCATGGCTATATCCAATCACAATTCGTTCAGGCCTATGAAAACAGCCTTGGAACAGCTTTTGCCAGTCAAGAGCACCTGTCAGAAAAGGAGCTTGAAAAGCTAAAAGGCAATACCTTTGTTCCTTCCGATAAACACGATACCTTTGGGCTTGCAAAAAATCGTCATGTTTTTATTATCCAAGTGGAGTCCTTGCAGGAATTCACCATCAATCAAAGAATTAATGGACAGGAAATCACGCCGAATTTAAATGCTCTTATAAAAGAAAGTGCTTATTTCGATAACGTGTATCAACAAATTGGAGCTGGTAATACATCAGACGCAGAATGGCTCATGCATACTTCCTTGTATCCAGAAGGCATGGATCCCACAGTAAATACCTTGGAGGGTACGGAAATTCCATCACTTGCTTGGACGCTGAAGAAGAACGGCTACGGTGCTGCAACCTACCATGCTGATGATATTACTTATTGGAATCGCGATAAATTATATCCAGCACTGGGATTTGATTATATCTATACAAGCAGCGAGATTCCTGACGAAAAGGAAATTGGCTTCGGTCCTGCAGATGAAGTGCTGTTTAGCTTTGTTGGGGAACAGCTGCCAAAACAGCTGAAGTCACACGACAAGATGTATTCCAACATCATCACACTCACAAGTCATACACCATTTGAAATGCCAGAGGAATATGAGTTTCTAGACTTGCCGGAAAACTATAAGGATACCTACGTCGGCAACTACTTCCAATCTGTTCGTTATACGGATGAACAAATTGGGTTATTCATTAATCAGTTAAAGAAGCTTGATATTTACGATGAGTCGGTGATTCTGATTTATGGTGATCACTCTGGCCTGCACGGTGCACCCGTTACCGATAACGATAAAGTTCTTTTAAGAGAAGTCCTAGGACATGAATACAATATGCAGGACCGCTTTGTTGTACCGGTTTTATTTACGGTACCTGGTCTCTTTAAAGGTGAAACCTATTCCCATCTTGGAGGTCAAATTGACCTGATGCCAACTCTATTAAACTTGCTAGGCATAGAACATGATTCACAAATGATCGGGCACAATCTTTTTCACTATAAAAAGAATCTGTTAGGAATGCGTTATTACCTGCCTGGGGGTTCGTTTATCAGCGATAAAACCTTTTACACAGCACCAAGTGCAAAGCTTCCTGCGTCGATCTATGACCGAAAAACAATGAAGAAAACAAAGAATACCAATCGACTTCAAGAAAGAATGGATAACACCTTATCCATCATGCAGTACTCGGATTATATCCGTAAAGAACAAACAGATGAATGA